Proteins found in one Methanospirillum hungatei JF-1 genomic segment:
- the cfbD gene encoding Ni-sirohydrochlorin a,c-diamide reductive cyclase catalytic subunit, translated as MKYVQPRPSSIVAALYTARDLEVDVAVLHGPSGCSFKHARLLEEDGMRVLTTSLAENEFVFGGQGRLEDVILYAEEKFAPKRMAVMGTCVSMIIGEDLQAAIDNSGVSTETIAVDIHAGFTENIDGVIATLKPAAEIGWISLDELVRQQELLKAANQVERLRGAAVREYIEPSRGDLKHKVAERLVDIIQEGKKGVAIMNAKKETAYMFADGLTALHELAPDAPIVYSVNLEMRGLPKVRRDAERIIADLDATGLSYVKQGALDEYGATGDMLGRWIQDENPDFAFITGVPHAIPREYTDGIECFSVTNGPRQVAPLKDLGHEHVVVEIDLHPRTLGVRSIVESEFGAVIRSFL; from the coding sequence ATGAAATATGTACAACCCAGGCCCAGTTCTATTGTCGCTGCCCTCTATACTGCCCGTGACCTGGAAGTTGATGTGGCTGTCCTCCATGGCCCCTCCGGATGCTCTTTTAAGCATGCACGGCTTTTGGAAGAGGATGGTATGCGGGTATTGACGACATCTCTTGCCGAGAATGAGTTTGTCTTTGGTGGACAGGGACGACTTGAGGATGTTATTCTCTATGCAGAAGAGAAATTTGCCCCGAAACGAATGGCGGTCATGGGAACCTGTGTCTCGATGATTATCGGTGAAGATCTGCAGGCTGCGATTGATAACTCCGGTGTCAGTACCGAGACGATAGCCGTAGATATTCATGCCGGATTTACCGAGAATATTGACGGAGTCATTGCAACGTTAAAACCTGCAGCCGAGATTGGATGGATCTCTTTAGACGAACTGGTACGCCAGCAGGAATTATTGAAGGCAGCCAATCAGGTGGAACGACTTCGGGGAGCTGCAGTCAGAGAGTACATCGAACCATCACGGGGAGATCTGAAGCATAAGGTTGCAGAACGTCTTGTAGATATTATCCAGGAGGGTAAAAAAGGCGTTGCCATCATGAATGCAAAGAAGGAGACTGCATACATGTTTGCTGATGGTCTTACTGCTCTCCATGAGCTTGCACCTGATGCTCCTATTGTCTATTCTGTAAATCTTGAGATGCGGGGGCTTCCAAAGGTCAGACGGGATGCAGAGCGTATCATTGCTGACCTTGATGCAACAGGTCTTTCGTATGTGAAACAAGGGGCACTTGACGAATATGGAGCGACCGGGGATATGCTGGGCCGGTGGATACAGGATGAGAATCCTGATTTTGCATTCATTACCGGTGTACCTCATGCGATCCCCCGAGAATACACCGATGGGATCGAGTGTTTTTCAGTGACAAACGGTCCCCGCCAGGTTGCACCACTCAAGGATCTGGGACATGAACATGTGGTCGTTGAGATCGATCTCCATCCACGAACTCTCGGTGTCAGAAGTATTGTGGAATCCGAATTTGGGGCCGTCATCCGGAGTTTTCTATGA
- the cfbB gene encoding Ni-sirohydrochlorin a,c-diamide synthase, with amino-acid sequence MKAFLISGDRSGSGKTSITLAIAAALAKRCTVQTFKVGMDYIDPSYLTGVTGRPCRNLDSFVMNRDEMTAVFNHACIGADIAIIEGVRGLYEGADSIADIGSTASIAKHFHVPIILVIDARSITRSAAALLYGFMKFDPDIQIAGVILNNVRGEKHIRKATEAIRHYCSIPVIGAVPRVDNLDLTMRHLGLVPFEEGLKDQPFLDRVSSIVEMICSHLDIDALLSLSREMKSSLHIPDLFASVEQHHRERIAVARDEAFNFYYADLFSLIEARGYDIVYFSPIHGDLPDADGYILGGGYPEYYGRELADNQSMMEDIRTAAGDERPILAECGGLMYLCREIDVLHDFSGLSAGTSFKMADVLPARCTIPKKRVVTYVSGKTTPNFPFAEKPLPVKGHAFHYSTVHPDKGSTFGYELDRGFGIDATHDGMVLNKVVGSYTHIHPVPSRDLLYSFLSACLSDSSI; translated from the coding sequence ATGAAGGCGTTCCTGATTTCCGGTGACCGGTCGGGATCAGGAAAAACCAGTATAACCCTCGCAATAGCAGCAGCTCTTGCAAAACGATGCACCGTTCAGACCTTCAAAGTCGGGATGGACTATATCGATCCTTCTTACCTGACCGGGGTTACCGGGCGGCCCTGCAGGAATCTAGACTCATTTGTGATGAACCGGGATGAGATGACTGCCGTATTTAACCATGCCTGTATTGGTGCAGATATTGCAATAATTGAAGGGGTCAGGGGCCTGTATGAAGGGGCCGATAGTATTGCTGATATCGGCAGCACGGCATCGATTGCAAAACACTTTCACGTACCGATAATTTTGGTGATAGATGCCCGGAGTATTACCCGGAGTGCGGCAGCCCTTCTGTATGGATTCATGAAATTCGACCCTGATATTCAGATTGCCGGTGTTATTCTTAACAATGTCAGGGGAGAGAAGCATATCAGAAAGGCCACGGAGGCAATCCGGCATTATTGTAGTATCCCGGTGATCGGGGCAGTTCCTCGGGTCGATAACCTGGACCTGACCATGCGGCATCTGGGTCTTGTTCCGTTTGAGGAGGGTCTGAAGGATCAGCCTTTTCTTGACCGGGTCTCATCCATCGTTGAGATGATATGCAGTCACCTGGATATTGATGCCCTGCTCTCCCTCTCACGTGAGATGAAAAGTTCTCTTCATATTCCTGACCTGTTTGCATCAGTTGAGCAGCACCACCGCGAAAGGATTGCAGTTGCACGGGATGAGGCATTCAATTTTTATTATGCAGATCTCTTTTCACTCATCGAAGCACGAGGATATGATATTGTATATTTCTCACCGATTCATGGAGATCTTCCTGATGCAGACGGGTATATACTTGGTGGAGGGTATCCGGAGTACTATGGTCGAGAACTTGCTGATAACCAGTCCATGATGGAGGATATTCGAACAGCAGCCGGAGATGAGAGGCCCATATTAGCCGAATGCGGAGGTCTTATGTATTTATGCAGGGAGATAGATGTTCTTCACGATTTCTCAGGACTTTCTGCCGGAACATCATTCAAAATGGCAGATGTGCTTCCAGCCCGGTGTACCATTCCAAAAAAACGGGTTGTCACCTATGTCTCCGGAAAGACTACACCAAATTTTCCTTTCGCAGAAAAACCTCTCCCGGTAAAAGGTCATGCCTTTCATTATTCCACGGTTCATCCGGATAAGGGATCAACATTCGGGTATGAACTGGATCGTGGGTTTGGGATTGATGCAACCCATGACGGGATGGTGCTCAACAAGGTAGTCGGATCCTATACACACATCCATCCGGTCCCGTCCCGTGACCTGCTCTATTCATTTTTGTCCGCTTGTCTGTCTGACTCATCCATATAA
- the ilvE gene encoding branched-chain-amino-acid transaminase: MQIYIDGKFYPKEEAKVSVFDHGFLYGDGVFEGIRAYSGRIFRLEEHLDRLYDSAKTIDLAVPISKEEMTAAIIETCKKNNLTNAYIRPIVSRGVGDLGLDPRKCPKASVVIMAVEWGAMYGDLYEKGLKAVTVSVRRNPAEALPPNVKSLNYLNNILAKIEANCKGGDEAIFFDTNGYVSEGSGDNIFVIKNGVIITPPTLNNLRGITRMVALEIATSLGITVHERNMGYYDLYCADEVFVTGTAAEVAPITWIDGRTIGNGKPGPITRQCMEQFKIVVQKEGTPIV, from the coding sequence ATGCAGATATATATCGATGGGAAATTCTATCCCAAAGAGGAGGCTAAGGTATCAGTTTTTGATCATGGGTTTCTCTATGGTGATGGTGTTTTTGAAGGAATCAGAGCATATTCCGGAAGAATCTTCCGACTAGAGGAACACCTTGACCGCCTGTATGATTCTGCAAAAACCATCGATCTTGCTGTTCCGATATCGAAGGAGGAGATGACTGCTGCAATCATCGAGACCTGCAAAAAGAATAATCTGACCAATGCATATATCCGACCGATTGTAAGCCGTGGTGTCGGAGACCTGGGGCTTGATCCCCGGAAATGCCCAAAGGCCAGTGTTGTTATCATGGCTGTTGAGTGGGGAGCCATGTATGGCGATCTTTATGAGAAGGGTCTGAAAGCCGTTACGGTATCAGTCAGGAGAAATCCAGCTGAAGCTCTTCCACCAAATGTCAAGAGTCTTAATTACCTGAACAATATTCTTGCCAAGATTGAGGCTAACTGCAAGGGCGGAGACGAGGCAATATTTTTTGACACAAACGGGTATGTATCAGAAGGATCCGGGGATAATATCTTTGTTATCAAAAACGGAGTCATTATCACCCCACCGACTTTGAATAACCTACGGGGTATCACCCGGATGGTAGCCCTGGAGATTGCAACCTCACTTGGTATTACGGTGCACGAGCGCAATATGGGATATTATGATCTCTACTGTGCAGATGAGGTCTTTGTAACTGGAACTGCAGCCGAAGTTGCCCCGATAACCTGGATTGATGGACGGACAATCGGCAACGGTAAACCAGGTCCCATCACGCGTCAATGCATGGAGCAGTTCAAAATAGTAGTACAGAAGGAAGGAACACCTATCGTATAG
- a CDS encoding MBL fold metallo-hydrolase, with protein MTSPDNVPLIIPISLGFVNAYIVKQDGIILIDTGIPGSEQKILDTLRDHGCKPRDISLIIITHGHQDHAGSAASLHGLSGAPVACHADDAGFLEKGKQNTLKPCSITGYFLQFIFNRKKLSEYPPVHPDILIDSPFDLESYGISGIIIPTPGHTKGSVSVALNSGERFTGDLIFPKIPSGKPGFPFWAEEPDLVLDSIRKICDENCSVIYTGHGGPYSKGDVLEMVRGVSAE; from the coding sequence ATGACCTCTCCTGATAATGTTCCGCTGATCATTCCAATCTCACTCGGTTTTGTGAATGCGTACATTGTAAAACAAGATGGAATTATTCTTATTGACACGGGAATTCCGGGTAGTGAACAGAAAATTCTGGATACATTACGAGACCACGGATGCAAACCTAGGGATATTTCTCTGATCATTATCACTCACGGGCATCAGGACCATGCTGGATCTGCAGCATCTCTTCATGGGTTATCCGGAGCACCGGTGGCTTGTCATGCTGATGATGCAGGTTTTCTTGAAAAAGGAAAACAGAATACATTAAAACCCTGTTCTATAACGGGATATTTCCTCCAATTCATTTTCAACCGGAAAAAACTGTCAGAGTATCCTCCGGTTCATCCGGATATTCTCATTGATTCTCCATTTGATCTTGAATCCTATGGTATTTCTGGAATTATTATTCCAACACCAGGTCACACGAAAGGTTCTGTTTCAGTAGCTCTGAATTCCGGGGAGAGGTTTACGGGGGATCTTATCTTCCCGAAGATCCCATCCGGGAAGCCCGGTTTCCCCTTCTGGGCTGAAGAGCCAGATCTTGTACTGGATAGTATTCGGAAAATATGCGATGAAAATTGTTCAGTGATTTATACGGGACATGGAGGACCCTATAGTAAAGGGGATGTTTTGGAGATGGTGAGAGGGGTGAGTGCAGAATAA